Genomic window (Candidatus Nitrosocosmicus franklandus):
GGACTGTACCACCATCTATAACAATAGTGTTGCCAGTTGCAAAAGAGAAACCATTATCAGCAATACACGCTGCAACTTTTGCCACTTCAATCGGTTTACCCCATCGTTTCATGGGCGCCTCCTGAGCTGCCTCGATTCTAACTTTTTCACTTATTGCTTCATATGTAGCCTTTGTTGCTATATTTCCTAGCGCTAGGCTGTATGCCCGTATGTTTTTATCCCCATATTCTTTTGCTATGCATTTGGTCAATGAAATATTTCCGGCCTTTGCTACAGTATACGGAAAGCCGCCTATGCGTCCTGAAATTGCTGGGGTTGAGGAAATTGTAATTATTACTCCTCCGTCTCTTTCTGTGGGTATTGACTCTTGAAAATCATTTTTAAGATCAACCATCCCGGTTATTTCCGGTTTGCTATTGTTAGAATGATGTTGAGTGTATGACGAATTGTTTTTA
Coding sequences:
- a CDS encoding SDR family NAD(P)-dependent oxidoreductase, which produces MSLKGKVVVVTGSSRGIGFEIAKEFSEVKKSHVIVCSRSRIESENAAKMINGTTTALEVDVTSESSVRNFIEEIVQRYGVIDVLINNSGYPYDENIWNKQLHEVTIEELWRIMDVDLMGAIRLSRAVIPIMLQQIGTKYKESKNNSSYTQHHSNNSKPEITGMVDLKNDFQESIPTERDGGVIITISSTPAISGRIGGFPYTVAKAGNISLTKCIAKEYGDKNIRAYSLALGNIATKATYEAISEKVRIEAAQEAPMKRWGKPIEVAKVAACIADNGFSFATGNTIVIDGGTVLL